The following are from one region of the Gossypium hirsutum isolate 1008001.06 chromosome D03, Gossypium_hirsutum_v2.1, whole genome shotgun sequence genome:
- the LOC107949658 gene encoding 21 kDa protein codes for MASAFSYNSFGFLLILVAFSSLINISSAGRQIAPKTSIEFIRTSCSSTTYPKLCYESLLTQASMIQTSPQLIAHAALNVTLSTAKSTSALMVKLAKSQGLKPTEVGAMQDCVEELEDTIDELRKSISEMGQLKGSNFGLMINDIQTWVSAALTDENTCADGFGGKNMNGSVKTAVRSKIVTIAHLTSNALALVNSYASFHG; via the coding sequence ATGGCAAGCGCATTCTCTTATAATTCTTTTGGATTCCTTCTCATTCTTGTCGCCTTTAGTTCATTGATAAATATAAGTTCAGCTGGTAGGCAAATTGCCCCTAAAACTAGCATTGAGTTTATCAGAACATCTTGTAGTTCAACGACTTACCCTAAACTTTGTTACGAATCTCTCTTAACACAGGCTAGCATGATCCAAACAAGCCCCCAACTCATCGCCCATGCAGCCCTAAACGTGACCCTTTCAACCGCCAAGTCAACCTCGGCCTTGATGGTGAAGCTTgccaaaagccaaggattgaagcCTACAGAGGTGGGCGCCATGCAAGATTGCGTGGAGGAATTGGAGGACACGATAGATGAGCTGAGAAAGTCAATCAGCGAGATGGGTCAGCTTAAAGGCTCCAATTTTGGACTAATGATTAACGATATACAGACATGGGTTAGCGCTGCTTTGACGGATGAGAACACCTGCGCCGACGGGTTTGGAGGGAAAAACATGAACGGCAGTGTAAAGACTGCTGTGAGATCCAAGATTGTCACAATCGCTCATTTGACTAGTAATGCCTTGGCTTTGGTCAACAGCTATGCTTCATTTCATGGTTAG